One Diospyros lotus cultivar Yz01 chromosome 1, ASM1463336v1, whole genome shotgun sequence genomic window carries:
- the LOC127799332 gene encoding pentatricopeptide repeat-containing protein At1g62350-like isoform X3 — translation MLRAGRNLMRRCSSSFPASPHCPLKILNSEIYRPDSLARCITLSASRPSLSIWRRKKEMSKEALIAAKELKRLQSYPVRFERFMKSHVSRLLKSDLVAVLAELQRQNLVFLSLKLYDAVRKEIWYRPDMFFYRDMLMMLVRNKKVDEAKRVWEDLKQEEVLFDQHTFGDIIRAFLDNGLPSEAMDIYKEMRRSPESPLSLPYRVILKGLIPYPELREKVKDEFLELFPDMVVYDPPEDLFEHQEWRRESEED, via the exons ATGCTGCGAGCGGGTAGAAATCTTATGCGGAGATGCTCATCTTCATTCCCCGCAAGCCCTCACTGCCCTCTTAAAATCCTAAATTCCGAGATCTACCGTCCGGACTCGCTCGCGCGCTGCATCACCCTTTCGGCATCAAGGCCGAGCCTATCGATATGGCGGCGCAAGAAGGAGATGAGCAAGGAAGCACTTATCGCTGCCAAGGAGCTCAAGAGGCTGCAGTCCTATCCTGTGCGGTTCGAACGGTTTATGAAGTCCCATGTTTCTCGCCTCCTCAAGTCTGACCTTGTAGCCGTCCTCGCCGAGCTCCAGAGACAGAACCTCGTATTTCTCTCTTTGAAG TTGTACGATGCGGTGCGTAAAGAAATATGGTACCGGCCAGACATGTTTTTCTACAGAGATATGCTTATGATGCTTGTGAGGAACAAGAAAGTGGATGAAGCAAAGCGAGTCTGGGAGGATCTGAAGCAAGAGGAGGTTCTTTTCGACCAGCATACATTTGGGGACATTATTAGGGCCTTTCTTGATAATGGCTTGCCCTCAGAGGCAATGGACATATACAAAGAAATGAGAAGATCTCCTGAATCTCCACTATCTTTGCCATACCGAGTCATATTGAAGGGGCTCATTCCATACCCAGAACTGAGGGAGAAGGTGAAGGATGAATTCTTAGAGCTTTTCCCAGATATGGTTGTGTATGACCCACCTGAAGACCTCTTTGAGCATCAGGAGTGGAGAAGGGAAAGCGAAGAGGATTAA
- the LOC127799332 gene encoding pentatricopeptide repeat-containing protein At1g62350-like isoform X6 yields MSASLAALERPRVGASNTLYDAVRKEIWYRPDMFFYRDMLMMLVRNKKVDEAKRVWEDLKQEEVLFDQHTFGDIIRAFLDNGLPSEAMDIYKEMRRSPESPLSLPYRVILKGLIPYPELREKVKDEFLELFPDMVVYDPPEDLFEHQEWRRESEED; encoded by the exons ATGTCGGCTTCGTTGGCGGCGCTCGAGCGCCCCAGAGTCGGGGCTTCTAATACG TTGTACGATGCGGTGCGTAAAGAAATATGGTACCGGCCAGACATGTTTTTCTACAGAGATATGCTTATGATGCTTGTGAGGAACAAGAAAGTGGATGAAGCAAAGCGAGTCTGGGAGGATCTGAAGCAAGAGGAGGTTCTTTTCGACCAGCATACATTTGGGGACATTATTAGGGCCTTTCTTGATAATGGCTTGCCCTCAGAGGCAATGGACATATACAAAGAAATGAGAAGATCTCCTGAATCTCCACTATCTTTGCCATACCGAGTCATATTGAAGGGGCTCATTCCATACCCAGAACTGAGGGAGAAGGTGAAGGATGAATTCTTAGAGCTTTTCCCAGATATGGTTGTGTATGACCCACCTGAAGACCTCTTTGAGCATCAGGAGTGGAGAAGGGAAAGCGAAGAGGATTAA
- the LOC127799332 gene encoding pentatricopeptide repeat-containing protein At1g62350-like isoform X8, translating into MSKESLIAAKELKRLQSYPVQFERFMKSHVSRLLKSNLVAVLAELQRQNLVFLSLKLYDAVRKEIWYRPDMFFYTDMLMMLARNKKVDEAKRVWEDLKQEEVLFDQHTFGDIIRAFLDNGLPSEAMDIYDEMRRSPKSPLSLPYRVILKGLIPYPELRKKVKDDFLELFPDMVVYDPLEDLFKHQERRRESEED; encoded by the exons ATGAGCAAGGAATCACTTATCGCCGCCAAGGAGCTCAAGAGGCTGCAGTCTTATCCTGTGCAGTTCGAACGGTTCATGAAGTCCCATGTTTCTCGCCTCCTCAAGTCCAACCTCGTAGCCGTCCTCGCCGAGCTCCAGAGACAGAACCTCGTATTTCTCTCTTTGAAG TTGTACGATGCGGTGCGTAAAGAAATATGGTACCGGCCAGACATGTTTTTCTACACAGACATGCTTATGATGCTTGCAAGGAACAAGAAAGTGGATGAAGCAAAGAGAGTCTGGGAGGATCTGAAGCAAGAGGAGGTTCTTTTCGACCAGCATACATTTGGGGACATTATTAGGGCCTTTCTTGATAATGGCTTGCCCTCAGAGGCAATGGACATATATGATGAAATGAGAAGATCTCCTAAATCTCCACTATCTTTGCCATACCGAGTCATATTGAAGGGGCTCATTCCATACCCAGAACTGAGGAAGAAAGTGAAGGATGACTTCTTAGAGCTTTTCCCAGATATGGTTGTGTATGACCCACTTGAAGACCTTTTTAAGCATCAGGAGCGGAGAAGGGAAAGCGAAGAGGATTAA